From Methylocystis sp. ATCC 49242, one genomic window encodes:
- a CDS encoding metal ABC transporter substrate-binding protein produces the protein MLTRRAALALSLAALAAPALAESPKIPVVASFSIIGDFVLEVGGDRVSVTTIVGPDGDAHVYQPSPADGRRIAQAKVIFVNGLGFEGWLERLISVAKTKGTVVTLGKGVAARKDEEGADPHAWQDVANAKIYVNEIRDALVAADPEGAESYRANAAAYLAKLDALDAEIVKTLDAIPTDRRRVVSTHDAFGYFSARYGVEFIAPQGVSTESEASARDIARIIDAVKQHKVGAVFLENVADPRLAKRIAAETGARVGGMLYSDALSDAKGDGANYIDMMRHNVRELAKALTP, from the coding sequence ATGCTGACACGCCGTGCCGCTCTCGCGCTTTCCCTCGCCGCGCTCGCCGCGCCGGCCCTCGCCGAGTCGCCGAAAATCCCGGTCGTCGCAAGCTTTTCGATCATCGGCGATTTCGTCCTCGAGGTCGGCGGCGATCGCGTTTCAGTGACGACGATCGTCGGGCCGGACGGCGACGCCCATGTCTACCAGCCGAGCCCCGCCGACGGCCGCCGCATCGCGCAGGCGAAGGTGATTTTCGTCAATGGACTCGGGTTCGAGGGCTGGCTGGAGCGGCTGATTTCCGTCGCGAAAACCAAGGGAACCGTCGTCACTCTGGGCAAGGGCGTCGCCGCCCGCAAGGACGAGGAAGGGGCCGATCCCCACGCCTGGCAGGATGTGGCGAATGCGAAGATTTACGTAAACGAAATCCGCGACGCGCTCGTCGCCGCCGATCCGGAAGGCGCCGAAAGCTACAGGGCCAATGCGGCCGCCTATCTCGCGAAGCTCGACGCGCTCGACGCGGAGATCGTGAAAACGCTCGACGCGATCCCCACGGACCGCCGCCGCGTCGTCTCCACCCACGACGCTTTCGGCTATTTTTCTGCCCGCTACGGGGTCGAATTCATCGCGCCGCAGGGCGTCTCGACCGAATCCGAGGCCAGCGCCCGCGACATCGCCCGCATCATCGACGCGGTGAAGCAGCACAAGGTCGGCGCGGTGTTTCTCGAAAATGTCGCCGACCCGCGCCTCGCCAAGCGCATCGCGGCGGAGACGGGCGCCCGCGTCGGCGGCATGCTTTATTCGGACGCCTTGTCCGATGCAAAAGGCGACGGGGCGAATTATATCGACATGATGCGCCACAATGTTAGAGAATTGGCGAAAGCCTTGACGCCTTGA
- a CDS encoding TerC family protein — MTSDLTIGWEILEIIWINILLSGDNAILIALACRQLPVKQRRWGVFLGALGGVVLRVVFTLIIVELMAVPLLKAFGAVLLLIVAVKLLIDETEHSDVKAKPNLMGAVVSIIMADAVMSLDNVIAIAAAARGSAQLIVFGLALSVPIVMFGAGFLLKVLERFPLLVWAGAGLLGWVAGDMAAADPFVVEHTHGMIDHAMLERALCIGGAALVLLVAFMVEAYRQWREDQKAREEGKL; from the coding sequence ATGACTTCTGATCTGACGATCGGATGGGAAATCCTCGAGATCATCTGGATCAACATCCTGCTCTCCGGCGACAATGCGATCCTCATTGCGCTCGCCTGCCGGCAACTGCCCGTAAAACAAAGGCGTTGGGGCGTTTTTCTCGGCGCTCTCGGCGGCGTCGTCCTGCGCGTCGTCTTCACGCTGATCATCGTCGAGCTGATGGCCGTTCCGCTGCTGAAAGCCTTCGGCGCCGTGCTGCTGCTGATCGTGGCCGTGAAGTTGCTGATCGACGAGACGGAGCATTCCGACGTCAAGGCCAAGCCCAATCTCATGGGCGCCGTCGTCTCGATCATCATGGCCGACGCCGTGATGTCGCTCGACAATGTCATCGCCATCGCCGCCGCCGCGCGCGGCTCGGCGCAGCTTATCGTTTTCGGCCTGGCGCTCTCCGTACCGATCGTGATGTTCGGCGCGGGCTTCCTGTTGAAAGTGCTGGAGCGCTTCCCGCTGCTCGTCTGGGCCGGCGCGGGACTGCTCGGCTGGGTCGCGGGCGACATGGCGGCGGCCGATCCCTTCGTTGTCGAGCACACGCATGGAATGATCGACCACGCCATGTTGGAGCGCGCGCTCTGCATCGGCGGCGCGGCGCTCGTGCTTTTGGTCGCATTTATGGTGGAGGCCTATCGCCAGTGGCGCGAGGACCAGAAGGCGCGGGAAGAAGGCAAGCTTTGA
- a CDS encoding class I SAM-dependent methyltransferase, with protein sequence MVWPFIKGCNFETCVDLAAGHGRNTVKLLELPECKLVYCVEINQENVDFCSARFSDEPRVVCIKNNGVTVSGIPSQSVTMFYCFDSMVHFDSDIVRSYLAEIARMLAPREGRAFLHHSNYSANPGGDFYQNPHRRNFMSAELMKHYAAKEGLAVEKQQLLDWNWDGTNIDCFTLLRHGE encoded by the coding sequence TTGGTTTGGCCATTCATCAAGGGCTGCAATTTCGAGACCTGTGTGGACCTGGCGGCGGGGCACGGCCGAAACACGGTGAAGCTTCTGGAGTTGCCGGAGTGCAAGCTCGTCTATTGCGTCGAAATCAATCAGGAAAACGTCGACTTCTGTTCAGCAAGATTCTCCGATGAACCGCGCGTCGTTTGCATCAAGAACAACGGCGTGACAGTCTCCGGCATTCCTTCCCAATCCGTAACCATGTTTTATTGCTTCGATTCGATGGTCCATTTCGACTCGGACATCGTACGTAGCTACCTCGCCGAAATCGCGAGAATGCTTGCGCCCCGGGAAGGGCGAGCGTTTCTGCATCACTCCAATTACAGCGCCAATCCGGGCGGAGATTTTTACCAAAACCCGCATCGGCGGAATTTCATGTCCGCGGAGCTCATGAAGCACTACGCCGCAAAGGAGGGTCTTGCGGTCGAGAAGCAGCAATTGCTCGACTGGAACTGGGACGGCACGAATATCGACTGCTTCACGCTGTTGCGGCACGGCGAGTGA
- a CDS encoding MiaB/RimO family radical SAM methylthiotransferase, whose amino-acid sequence MARNVEVVTFGCRLNMVDSEELARRHEGERETIIVNTCAVTGEATRQARQAIRRLHRERPEAEIVVAGCAARIDPQAFTSIEGVSRVIAEQAQNRAAAAEEGTRAFLAIQNGCDHSCTFCIIPLGRGASRSAPPQEIVAQARALVERGKQEIALTGVDLTSYDADGLRLGGLVRLLLREIPDLPRLRLSSIDCIEADDDLIVAAAEEERLCPHLHLSLQAGDDLILKRMKRRHSRAEAIRFCGELRDARPDIVFGADFITGFPTETEEMFTRTLGLVEECGLTHLHVFPFSPRPGTPAARMPQVAREVAKERAARLREAGDAALARHLDRQKGKRLRLLTERGGMARAADFTPARTPGVAAGVMIDALVTGHDGRALETARG is encoded by the coding sequence ATGGCGCGGAATGTCGAGGTCGTCACCTTCGGATGCCGGCTCAACATGGTCGACTCCGAAGAGCTCGCGCGCCGGCATGAGGGCGAGCGCGAAACGATCATCGTCAACACATGCGCCGTGACGGGTGAAGCGACCCGGCAGGCGCGACAGGCCATTCGCCGCCTGCATCGCGAGCGTCCGGAGGCGGAGATCGTCGTCGCGGGCTGCGCGGCGCGCATCGATCCACAAGCCTTCACATCGATCGAGGGCGTCTCGCGCGTCATCGCCGAGCAGGCGCAAAACCGCGCTGCTGCGGCGGAGGAAGGCACGCGCGCCTTTCTCGCCATACAGAACGGCTGTGATCACAGTTGCACCTTCTGCATCATTCCGCTTGGCCGAGGCGCCTCGCGCTCCGCGCCGCCGCAGGAGATCGTCGCGCAGGCTCGCGCGCTCGTCGAGCGCGGCAAACAGGAGATCGCGCTCACCGGGGTCGATCTGACGAGCTATGACGCGGACGGATTGCGGCTCGGAGGGCTTGTCCGGCTGCTGCTTCGCGAAATTCCCGACTTGCCGCGCCTGCGTCTTTCCTCGATCGATTGCATAGAAGCCGACGACGACCTCATCGTCGCGGCCGCGGAAGAAGAACGTCTCTGCCCGCATCTGCATCTATCATTGCAGGCAGGCGACGATCTGATCCTGAAACGCATGAAACGGCGACATTCACGCGCCGAAGCCATTCGTTTTTGCGGGGAACTTCGCGACGCGCGCCCCGACATCGTCTTCGGCGCCGATTTCATCACAGGCTTTCCGACGGAAACGGAAGAAATGTTCACGCGCACGCTCGGGCTGGTCGAAGAATGCGGCCTGACGCATCTCCATGTCTTTCCCTTCTCGCCTCGCCCGGGAACGCCTGCCGCGCGCATGCCACAGGTCGCGCGAGAGGTTGCAAAGGAACGCGCCGCGCGGCTGCGCGAGGCCGGCGACGCGGCGCTGGCGCGCCATCTCGACAGGCAAAAGGGGAAGCGGCTGCGCCTGTTGACCGAGCGCGGCGGCATGGCGCGCGCGGCGGATTTCACACCGGCGCGCACGCCGGGCGTAGCGGCGGGAGTGATGATCGACGCCCTCGTCACCGGCCACGACGGCCGGGCTCTCGAGACGGCGCGCGGATAG
- the dapF gene encoding diaminopimelate epimerase, with the protein MPHPLENRPILRMNGAGNEILVLDLRGLDHVLAPQEARAIAAAPGLRFDQLMALHDPREKGDDAFMRIYNVDGSLSGACGNGARCVAYALARDGKERLRLATDAARIETRREAETVFTVDMGRPRLDWREIPLSREADTRTVALEPPVAGAPTQFSAVSMGNPHAVFFVPDALATPLETLGPKLEHHPLFPQRANISFAQIVARYDILLRVWERGTGATKACGSAACATLVAAARAGFTERRARVRLPGGDLHIEWRDDDHVMMTGPVEFEFETMLSASLFEGVAA; encoded by the coding sequence ATGCCACATCCGCTCGAAAACCGACCGATCCTGCGCATGAATGGCGCCGGCAACGAAATTCTGGTGCTCGACCTGCGCGGCCTCGACCATGTCCTCGCGCCGCAGGAGGCGCGCGCCATCGCCGCCGCGCCGGGCCTGCGCTTCGACCAGTTGATGGCGCTGCATGATCCGCGCGAAAAGGGCGACGACGCCTTCATGCGCATCTATAATGTCGATGGTTCGCTCTCCGGCGCCTGCGGCAATGGCGCGCGCTGCGTGGCCTATGCGCTCGCGCGCGACGGCAAGGAACGGCTGCGGCTTGCGACCGACGCCGCCCGCATCGAGACGCGGCGCGAAGCCGAGACCGTCTTCACCGTGGACATGGGCCGCCCGCGGCTCGACTGGCGGGAGATTCCGCTGTCGCGGGAGGCCGACACTCGCACGGTGGCGCTGGAGCCGCCGGTCGCGGGCGCGCCCACGCAATTCAGCGCCGTGAGCATGGGCAATCCCCATGCGGTGTTTTTCGTGCCCGACGCGCTCGCGACGCCGCTCGAAACATTGGGCCCGAAGCTCGAACATCACCCGCTCTTTCCGCAACGGGCCAACATATCCTTCGCACAGATCGTCGCGCGCTACGATATTCTGCTGCGGGTATGGGAACGCGGCACGGGCGCGACGAAGGCCTGCGGCTCGGCCGCCTGCGCGACGCTCGTCGCGGCGGCGCGCGCGGGTTTCACCGAGCGGCGCGCGCGCGTGCGCCTGCCGGGCGGCGATCTCCATATCGAGTGGCGCGACGACGATCACGTCATGATGACGGGGCCGGTTGAGTTCGAATTCGAGACGATGCTTTCCGCGAGCCTTTTCGAGGGCGTCGCCGCGTGA
- a CDS encoding GyrI-like domain-containing protein: MDEEPALIDSLRRHWRALAVFALLVATAAIVAERRLFPAPELEDETPVTPAQPAPSAQTDARGGGSVADKPAGAADAQQGAAKENPAAAVMSETVAVDARPAAVLKGQGKWDEAAKTLSSALEKLIAAVTKAGLTVNGRPIAVFTKTDDTGFSFEAMAPLTAAPEGKVKLADGVEIGASPAGKALKFQHRGAYDEIDATYEAIAAYLDEKGLDTKDLIIEEYLTDFKGEDANVDVDIYVFLK; the protein is encoded by the coding sequence ATGGACGAGGAACCGGCTTTGATCGACAGCCTGCGGCGTCACTGGCGCGCGCTGGCGGTTTTCGCGCTTCTCGTCGCGACGGCGGCGATCGTCGCCGAGCGCAGGCTGTTTCCGGCTCCCGAGCTCGAGGACGAAACGCCAGTCACGCCTGCGCAGCCGGCTCCGTCCGCCCAGACGGACGCCAGGGGCGGAGGCAGCGTCGCCGACAAGCCGGCCGGGGCCGCCGACGCGCAGCAGGGCGCGGCCAAGGAAAACCCCGCAGCCGCCGTCATGAGCGAGACCGTCGCCGTCGACGCGCGGCCGGCCGCGGTGCTCAAGGGGCAGGGCAAGTGGGACGAGGCCGCCAAGACGCTGTCGTCCGCGCTCGAAAAGCTCATCGCCGCTGTGACAAAGGCGGGCCTCACGGTTAACGGCAGGCCGATCGCCGTTTTCACCAAGACCGACGACACGGGCTTTTCTTTCGAAGCGATGGCCCCTCTCACCGCCGCGCCGGAGGGCAAGGTCAAGCTTGCGGACGGCGTCGAGATCGGCGCGTCGCCGGCCGGCAAGGCGCTCAAATTCCAGCACCGGGGCGCCTATGACGAGATCGACGCCACCTATGAGGCGATCGCGGCCTATCTCGACGAAAAGGGGCTCGACACCAAGGACCTGATCATCGAGGAATATCTCACCGACTTCAAAGGCGAGGACGCAAACGTCGATGTGGATATCTACGTCTTTCTGAAGTGA
- a CDS encoding sorbosone dehydrogenase family protein, with product MSSARKLFAAGMALFAFAAALSVPPDAHSAPAQADSENRRREVEATLQRIKLPPGFSISLYALAPGARTLAVGAQGKAIFVGTDDKRAYVLTPGDGKAAAVEDFSPWPSLTMPHGVCLSKEGALFLVERNRVTRLDDAESNWRDAASKAQAIVKAGDLVPRSSESRSHSARVCRVGPDGRLYISLGQPDNVAPRDKLALYERTGVGGIIRMNPDGSGREVFATGVRNSVGMDFDLDDALWFTDNQVDGMGDDIPPGEINRADRPGLNFGFPWFGGGHVRTKEYERDTPPADAVFPMVETQAHAADLGMTFYRGAMFPPEYRGGLFSAQHGSWDRSVPIGARLMFTRPGADGRGVATPFAEGWNTGAGRYLGRPVDVAELADGSLLVTDDQNGAIYRITYRRP from the coding sequence ATGTCTTCTGCAAGAAAACTTTTCGCCGCCGGAATGGCGCTGTTTGCTTTTGCCGCTGCGCTTTCCGTTCCCCCGGACGCGCATTCGGCGCCGGCGCAAGCCGATAGTGAAAACCGCCGGCGCGAGGTCGAGGCTACGCTTCAGCGCATCAAGCTGCCGCCGGGATTCTCGATCTCGCTTTATGCGCTGGCGCCGGGCGCGCGCACGCTTGCGGTCGGCGCGCAAGGCAAGGCGATCTTCGTCGGCACGGACGACAAGCGCGCCTATGTGCTGACGCCCGGCGACGGGAAGGCGGCCGCCGTCGAGGATTTCTCGCCATGGCCGAGTCTCACGATGCCGCATGGCGTATGCCTGTCGAAAGAGGGCGCTCTCTTTCTCGTCGAACGCAACCGCGTGACGCGGCTCGACGACGCCGAGAGCAACTGGCGCGATGCAGCGTCGAAAGCGCAGGCGATCGTCAAGGCGGGTGATCTCGTCCCGCGCAGCTCGGAGAGCCGCAGTCACTCCGCGCGCGTCTGCCGCGTCGGACCGGATGGCAGGCTTTATATTTCGCTCGGCCAGCCGGACAATGTGGCGCCGCGCGACAAGCTCGCGCTCTATGAGCGGACCGGCGTCGGCGGAATCATCCGCATGAATCCCGACGGCTCCGGCCGTGAAGTCTTCGCGACCGGCGTTCGCAATTCCGTCGGCATGGATTTCGACCTCGACGACGCCCTCTGGTTCACCGACAATCAGGTGGACGGGATGGGCGACGACATTCCTCCCGGCGAAATCAACCGCGCCGATCGCCCGGGGCTGAACTTCGGCTTTCCGTGGTTCGGCGGCGGCCACGTCCGCACGAAGGAATATGAGCGGGACACGCCGCCGGCGGACGCCGTTTTCCCGATGGTGGAGACGCAGGCGCACGCCGCCGATCTCGGCATGACCTTCTATCGCGGCGCTATGTTTCCTCCGGAATATCGCGGGGGCCTTTTTTCGGCTCAGCACGGCTCCTGGGATCGCAGCGTCCCCATCGGCGCCCGATTGATGTTCACGCGGCCCGGCGCCGACGGGCGCGGCGTGGCGACGCCCTTCGCAGAGGGCTGGAATACGGGCGCGGGGCGTTATCTCGGCCGCCCCGTCGACGTCGCGGAACTCGCGGACGGCTCGCTGCTCGTCACCGACGACCAGAATGGCGCGATCTATCGAATTACCTATCGCAGGCCGTAA
- a CDS encoding PRC-barrel domain-containing protein, whose translation MGTGQHSVNLISSERVEGTNVYDLAGVKIGEIDHLMIDRASGMVRYAIMTFGGFLGFGSRKYPLPWKAFHYDMSLGGYVTAVTAEQVKGAPQFDEDSFDDRDWEVRLHEHFAAAPYWEESPMSPITPNSPVPPVSPMRGDADRTMGH comes from the coding sequence ATGGGAACGGGCCAGCACAGCGTCAATCTCATTTCCAGCGAGCGGGTCGAAGGGACCAATGTCTATGACCTCGCGGGGGTCAAAATCGGCGAAATCGACCATCTGATGATCGACCGCGCCTCCGGCATGGTGCGCTATGCGATCATGACCTTCGGCGGTTTCCTTGGTTTCGGCAGCAGGAAATATCCGCTGCCTTGGAAGGCCTTTCACTATGACATGAGCCTTGGCGGGTATGTCACCGCAGTCACCGCGGAGCAGGTGAAGGGGGCGCCGCAGTTCGACGAAGACAGCTTCGATGACCGCGACTGGGAGGTCCGCTTGCACGAGCATTTTGCTGCGGCGCCCTATTGGGAGGAATCGCCAATGTCTCCCATCACGCCGAACTCGCCGGTTCCGCCGGTCTCGCCCATGCGCGGCGACGCCGATCGAACGATGGGTCATTGA
- a CDS encoding metal ABC transporter ATP-binding protein, with the protein MTATAGQREPIRLVNLTLGYDRHPAVHHLEGEIAPGAALAVCGPNGAGKSTLLKALAGVLKPLGGRIERGGGSARDVAYLPQLVDIDRAFPINVRDFVAMGAMRRIGLFGRLGAQERERAERAIARVGLTGLEDRAIETLSGGQMQRVLFARLIMQDQPVILLDEPFGAIDEATTDDLLSLIGQWREEGRTVVAVLHELELARRAFAQTLLLARERIAWGETREALCPENLARARAMSEAYDRQARECLRDEETAHVH; encoded by the coding sequence TTGACCGCGACCGCCGGACAGCGCGAGCCGATCCGGCTCGTCAATCTCACTCTCGGCTATGACCGCCACCCCGCCGTCCACCATCTGGAGGGCGAGATCGCGCCCGGCGCCGCGCTTGCCGTCTGCGGCCCCAACGGCGCGGGGAAGTCCACGCTACTGAAGGCGCTCGCCGGCGTACTGAAGCCGCTCGGCGGGCGAATCGAGCGCGGCGGCGGTTCGGCCCGCGACGTCGCCTATCTGCCCCAGCTCGTCGACATCGACCGCGCCTTTCCGATCAATGTCCGCGATTTCGTCGCCATGGGCGCCATGCGGCGGATCGGACTTTTCGGCCGGCTCGGCGCGCAGGAGCGTGAGCGCGCCGAGCGCGCGATCGCCCGCGTGGGCCTCACGGGGCTAGAGGATCGGGCGATCGAGACGCTGTCCGGCGGGCAGATGCAGCGCGTGCTCTTCGCGCGGCTCATAATGCAGGATCAGCCGGTGATTCTTCTCGACGAGCCCTTCGGCGCGATCGACGAAGCGACGACCGACGACCTTCTCTCCCTCATCGGGCAGTGGCGCGAGGAAGGCCGCACGGTCGTCGCCGTGCTCCACGAACTCGAACTCGCCCGCCGCGCCTTTGCGCAAACGCTGCTGCTGGCGCGCGAGCGCATCGCCTGGGGCGAGACGCGCGAGGCGCTTTGCCCGGAAAACCTCGCCCGCGCCCGCGCCATGTCGGAGGCCTATGACCGGCAGGCGCGCGAATGCCTGCGCGACGAAGAAACCGCCCATGTTCACTGA
- a CDS encoding metal ABC transporter permease, translated as MFTDVFIAPFADYEFMRRALVGSVALALSGSPLGVFLILRRMSLAGDALSHAILPGAAVGYLVAGLSLPAMTFGGLVAGLVIAVATGAASRFTTLREDASLAAFYLVSLALGVTLVSLRGSSVDLLHVLFGSVVGLDDAAMLMLAGVSTFTLAALAIFYRALVMDTLDPLFLRQTSALGEAVPFLFLSLVVLNLVAGFHALGTLMAVGLIMLPAAAARLWTHELAVALPLAAAIGALCSYVGLVFSNETGAPTGPAIILAAGLVYFASLVFGRAGGVLRLRRPRRHLEG; from the coding sequence ATGTTCACTGACGTCTTCATCGCGCCCTTCGCCGATTACGAATTCATGCGCCGGGCGCTGGTCGGCTCGGTGGCGCTGGCGCTGTCCGGGTCGCCGCTCGGCGTCTTTCTCATCCTGCGGCGCATGTCGCTCGCCGGGGACGCCCTGTCGCACGCCATTCTCCCCGGCGCGGCGGTCGGCTATCTCGTGGCCGGCCTCTCCCTTCCGGCGATGACCTTCGGCGGACTCGTCGCGGGGCTGGTCATCGCGGTCGCGACCGGCGCCGCCTCCCGCTTCACGACCCTGCGCGAGGACGCCTCGCTTGCCGCCTTCTATCTCGTCTCGCTCGCGCTCGGCGTGACGCTGGTTTCGCTGCGCGGCTCGAGCGTCGATCTGCTGCATGTCCTGTTCGGCTCTGTCGTCGGCCTCGACGACGCGGCGATGCTGATGCTCGCCGGAGTCTCGACCTTCACGCTCGCCGCGCTGGCGATCTTCTACCGCGCGCTGGTGATGGACACGCTCGACCCGCTGTTCCTGCGCCAGACGAGCGCGCTGGGCGAAGCCGTCCCCTTCCTGTTTCTGTCGCTCGTGGTGCTCAATCTCGTCGCCGGTTTTCATGCGCTCGGCACGCTGATGGCCGTCGGCCTCATCATGCTGCCGGCCGCCGCCGCGCGGCTCTGGACGCATGAACTCGCCGTCGCCCTGCCGCTCGCCGCCGCAATCGGCGCGCTTTGCAGCTATGTCGGCCTTGTCTTCTCCAATGAAACCGGCGCGCCGACGGGCCCCGCCATCATACTCGCCGCAGGCCTCGTCTATTTCGCTTCTCTCGTTTTCGGCCGCGCCGGGGGCGTGCTGCGCCTGCGGCGTCCGCGCCGGCATCTCGAAGGGTGA
- a CDS encoding tetratricopeptide repeat protein, whose protein sequence is MGFRLAATLVRPSPVPSRATLVRGAAALAVIALAGCETASGIRPPGRGIAEIADTDSKAAAANIDSLTEVIRRNPSSAEAYNTRGVAYARVGRFNEAIADFTQAIKLDPNSAAAYTNRALAQRQIGQNEAARNDFDHAIQVNPNHAPAYVGRANLLRAQGNLDQALSDLDTAIRLNPESAQAFHARGLIHQKRGDNARAVTDFDNAIDRDPFAAAPYQARGESLVALGKYDKAVEDFNAALNVDNKSALAWAWLGLAYEKNGNRQKAQESYQRALQLDPQQPIARQNSRG, encoded by the coding sequence ATGGGCTTCCGCCTTGCGGCGACATTGGTTCGCCCGTCTCCTGTCCCCTCCCGCGCCACGCTCGTACGTGGCGCCGCGGCGCTTGCCGTAATCGCGCTCGCGGGCTGCGAGACAGCCAGCGGCATCCGGCCGCCGGGGCGCGGCATCGCCGAAATCGCCGACACCGACTCCAAGGCCGCCGCGGCGAACATCGATTCGCTGACAGAGGTCATCCGGCGCAACCCATCCAGCGCCGAGGCCTACAACACCCGCGGCGTCGCCTACGCCCGCGTCGGGCGCTTCAACGAGGCCATCGCGGACTTTACGCAGGCGATCAAGCTCGACCCGAACAGCGCGGCGGCATACACCAATCGCGCGCTGGCCCAGCGACAGATCGGCCAGAACGAGGCCGCCCGCAACGATTTCGACCACGCCATCCAGGTTAATCCCAACCACGCCCCGGCCTATGTCGGACGCGCGAATCTGCTGCGCGCGCAGGGCAATCTCGACCAGGCGCTCTCCGATCTCGACACGGCGATCCGCCTGAATCCCGAGAGCGCGCAGGCCTTCCACGCCCGCGGCCTCATCCATCAGAAGCGCGGCGACAACGCCCGCGCCGTGACCGATTTCGACAACGCCATCGACCGCGACCCCTTCGCGGCGGCGCCCTATCAGGCGCGCGGCGAGAGCCTCGTGGCGCTCGGCAAATATGACAAGGCGGTCGAGGACTTCAACGCCGCGCTCAACGTCGACAACAAGAGCGCGCTCGCCTGGGCGTGGCTCGGGCTCGCCTATGAGAAGAACGGCAACCGGCAGAAAGCGCAGGAGTCCTATCAGCGCGCCCTGCAGCTCGACCCGCAGCAGCCGATCGCGAGGCAGAACTCCCGCGGCTGA
- a CDS encoding phospholipase D-like domain-containing protein, which translates to MKRLSLIVFLCAGGQSAAAASSCVVERHAYALAENLEAIDVDLIGRATRSIDMAAYVLTSIPIVQALDAAALRGVRIRLYRDGRDARMPSRLAEAYNRLAARENVEIRYKGDPQPFMHLKAYAVDGVLVREGAGNFTHSGLRKQDNSLVALRCPAAVERFQKAFEAMWAR; encoded by the coding sequence ATGAAACGTCTGTCGCTCATCGTTTTTCTATGTGCTGGCGGGCAGTCCGCCGCTGCGGCCAGCTCCTGCGTTGTCGAGCGGCACGCCTATGCGCTGGCGGAAAATCTGGAGGCGATCGACGTCGATCTCATCGGCCGCGCGACCCGCTCTATCGACATGGCGGCCTATGTGCTCACGAGCATTCCCATCGTGCAGGCGCTCGACGCCGCGGCGCTTCGCGGCGTGCGCATTCGCCTCTATCGCGACGGTCGCGACGCCCGCATGCCGTCCCGGCTAGCGGAGGCCTACAATCGGCTTGCGGCGCGCGAGAATGTCGAAATCCGCTACAAGGGCGATCCGCAACCCTTCATGCATCTGAAGGCCTACGCCGTCGACGGCGTGCTGGTGCGCGAAGGCGCAGGCAATTTCACGCACAGCGGTCTGCGAAAGCAGGACAACTCCCTCGTCGCATTGCGATGCCCCGCGGCCGTCGAGCGGTTTCAGAAGGCGTTCGAAGCCATGTGGGCGCGGTGA